A stretch of Sulfurimonas sp. DNA encodes these proteins:
- a CDS encoding flagellar hook protein FlgE, translating into MTQAFYTGINGIQTHQYGIDVIADNLSNISTVGFRSYNTEFSSLFEETLNTSSGLSSVDSGVGVGAMLSTVSMNEDRGSFMLTDRSTDLAILGDGWFGIQSNGKSIYTRDGAFTFDANRDLVTNDGYYVLGTMGSNITDGVLTEQLAEVGLGEASAQEKLRFPEDLLFPVQPTTEVKFYGNLSVENTTRVISAKAIDAQGDKNNIRLEFTQVDPQVLPGIQWNVVATAQSLDGETIYDTQTGVIKFDEAGALISNTLSSIDNNGAAVSINVGSGYDGITSISGKFYASSSSNGIEAGELAGYDINRNGEIVATFTNGMQSSVGTIAVYHFANDRGLEKVSGTRFAESSNSGKAIFFKDAQGKNIIGTDITNYKLEGSNVKIEVALSEMIIMQRAYDANSKSITTADEMMQKALSMDAS; encoded by the coding sequence ATGACTCAAGCTTTTTATACCGGGATAAACGGTATACAGACACATCAGTACGGTATCGATGTAATTGCCGACAATTTGTCAAATATTAGTACTGTCGGATTTCGCAGTTACAATACGGAATTTTCATCTTTATTTGAAGAAACATTGAATACTTCATCGGGCTTATCAAGCGTAGATAGCGGAGTTGGAGTCGGTGCAATGCTGAGTACGGTTTCTATGAATGAAGATCGCGGCTCTTTTATGTTGACTGACAGAAGTACGGATTTGGCTATTTTGGGTGACGGTTGGTTTGGTATTCAAAGTAACGGAAAATCTATTTATACCCGTGACGGAGCTTTTACATTTGATGCAAATAGAGATTTGGTAACCAATGACGGTTACTATGTCTTAGGGACGATGGGAAGTAATATAACCGACGGTGTTTTGACTGAACAGTTAGCTGAGGTTGGACTCGGAGAAGCTTCTGCTCAAGAAAAACTTCGTTTTCCCGAAGATCTGCTCTTTCCGGTTCAGCCGACAACAGAAGTAAAATTTTACGGAAATTTAAGCGTTGAAAATACTACAAGAGTTATAAGCGCAAAAGCTATTGATGCTCAAGGCGATAAAAATAACATAAGATTGGAGTTTACTCAAGTTGATCCGCAAGTTTTGCCGGGAATTCAATGGAATGTCGTAGCTACGGCACAAAGTTTAGACGGTGAGACAATATATGATACGCAAACCGGCGTTATCAAGTTTGATGAAGCGGGTGCATTAATTTCAAATACACTCTCTTCGATAGACAATAACGGTGCGGCCGTAAGTATAAATGTAGGAAGCGGATACGACGGTATAACATCAATTAGCGGTAAATTTTATGCTTCAAGTTCATCAAACGGAATCGAAGCGGGAGAACTTGCCGGTTATGATATAAATAGAAACGGCGAAATAGTAGCAACTTTTACGAATGGAATGCAAAGCAGTGTCGGAACTATAGCGGTTTATCATTTTGCAAACGACAGGGGTTTAGAAAAAGTAAGCGGAACTAGATTTGCAGAGTCTTCAAATAGCGGTAAAGCAATCTTTTTTAAAGATGCCCAAGGTAAAAACATAATCGGAACCGATATAACTAACTATAAACTTGAGGGATCAAATGTGAAAATAGAAGTAGCTCTAAGCGAAATGATTATTATGCAAAGAGCATACGATGCAAACTCAAAATCCATAACGACGGCAGATGAGATGATGCAAAAAGCTCTTAGCATGGATGCATCATAA
- a CDS encoding argininosuccinate synthase domain-containing protein — MKAIALFSGGLDSTLAMKLIIDQGIEVLAVNINTGFGSTKDRLEHMQSMCDQVGAELKIIDIESEFLQDVLFDPKYGYGKNFNPCIDCHAKMFAVAKRVMEAEGASFLISGEVLGQRPMSQNKDALQTVLNESNCNGLLLRPLSAKMLAPTIAETEGWVDREKLEGITGRNRDRQLELVKEIGLDNFESPGGGCLLTDENFAKKMFDFIRYDTFEVRDIKLMKFGRHLRLKEGAKLVIGRNQEENVHLQNIENDKYYHIKTLGLPGPHSMLSKSATQADKELAAKIILTYCKTKEGTEYTLSYDKKEEIQAAPFASRDEIKPYTVM; from the coding sequence ATGAAAGCAATCGCGCTATTTAGCGGTGGATTAGACTCAACTTTGGCGATGAAGCTTATAATAGACCAAGGCATAGAAGTTTTGGCGGTAAATATTAATACGGGCTTTGGAAGTACAAAAGATAGACTTGAGCATATGCAGAGTATGTGTGACCAAGTCGGGGCAGAGTTGAAAATTATAGATATTGAGAGTGAATTTTTACAAGATGTGCTTTTTGATCCAAAATACGGGTACGGTAAAAATTTCAACCCGTGTATAGATTGTCATGCAAAGATGTTTGCCGTGGCAAAAAGGGTTATGGAGGCAGAGGGCGCATCGTTTTTGATAAGCGGTGAAGTTTTGGGACAGCGACCAATGAGTCAAAACAAAGATGCTCTTCAAACCGTATTAAATGAGAGTAATTGCAATGGATTGCTTTTGCGTCCTCTCTCTGCAAAAATGTTAGCTCCCACGATAGCCGAAACAGAGGGTTGGGTAGATAGAGAAAAACTAGAAGGTATTACGGGAAGAAATCGTGACAGACAGCTTGAGTTGGTTAAAGAAATCGGCTTGGATAATTTTGAGAGTCCGGGCGGCGGATGTCTTTTGACGGATGAGAATTTTGCCAAAAAGATGTTTGATTTTATAAGATACGATACATTTGAAGTGAGAGATATAAAACTTATGAAGTTCGGTCGCCATCTTCGTCTAAAAGAGGGTGCGAAACTGGTTATCGGAAGAAATCAGGAAGAGAATGTTCATCTGCAAAATATAGAAAATGATAAATATTACCATATCAAAACACTAGGGCTGCCGGGTCCGCACTCAATGTTAAGCAAGAGTGCAACACAAGCAGATAAAGAGCTGGCGGCAAAGATAATTTTGACATACTGCAAAACAAAAGAGGGTACCGAGTATACACTCTCATATGATAAAAAAGAGGAGATTCAAGCCGCTCCGTTTGCTTCAAGAGATGAGATAAAACCATATACCGTAATGTAA
- a CDS encoding flagellar hook-length control protein FliK, with the protein MILLDMKSNKSISSPLNLTVSNDKTGLSFSDLLKGVKEGELIQNGSLLLSLGADEKVVKSVEPLLKTDNLSSLLTNEDKLLLNEVHELAEFSELNPKVTATLGLADMKTLIADAKNYLKEIIQNSDNYKNTEIKELPKTLSGLIEVAKKFGINISKISIEDVKISVNTDMQAVKNEVSTKTITDASDDIPIKVEFDAKDEVLPKKIVQNLKVNEKQTVSTTDNTKIAQEQVSNEIKNSDKVVEVQRELKETPLFKAQTVSEHTTTEQIVQTKANNSFKADKKTSKDKSDETLKLLLGDEKSSIGGASLAVDFSAAAKADTSVTAQGSTRTLEELLQGESSVAEQNQPTIKTEALATHKADSFEVKINEAKQMIRYLSDDVKNAIDEYKSPFTRVKVQLNPQHLGEVDLTVVQRGKNLHVNISSNNTAINALAMNVNELKVQLNNSGINNATLNFSNGSQNSDTNASAGQQQRQNEQKRAHEEYNYFENEEIGEEILSSLEIVVPRYI; encoded by the coding sequence ATGATTTTGTTGGATATGAAAAGTAATAAATCCATCTCTTCACCTCTAAATCTCACAGTTTCAAATGATAAAACGGGTTTGTCATTCTCTGACCTTTTAAAAGGCGTAAAAGAGGGCGAACTTATTCAAAACGGCTCTTTACTTCTATCGCTAGGTGCCGATGAAAAAGTTGTAAAGTCGGTAGAACCTCTTTTAAAAACGGATAATCTCTCTTCCCTTTTAACAAATGAAGATAAATTGCTTCTAAATGAAGTGCATGAACTCGCGGAGTTTTCTGAATTAAATCCAAAAGTTACGGCTACGCTTGGTTTGGCAGATATGAAAACATTGATAGCGGATGCAAAAAATTATCTCAAAGAAATAATCCAAAATAGCGATAATTATAAAAACACGGAAATAAAAGAGCTTCCAAAAACTCTTAGCGGCTTAATTGAGGTTGCTAAAAAATTCGGTATCAATATAAGTAAAATAAGTATTGAAGATGTCAAAATATCTGTTAATACCGATATGCAAGCTGTAAAAAATGAAGTTTCAACAAAAACGATAACTGATGCAAGCGATGATATTCCAATTAAAGTGGAATTTGATGCAAAAGATGAAGTTTTACCAAAAAAAATCGTTCAAAATTTAAAAGTAAACGAGAAACAGACAGTTTCAACTACGGATAATACTAAAATAGCTCAAGAACAGGTTTCAAACGAAATAAAAAATAGTGATAAAGTCGTAGAAGTTCAAAGAGAGCTGAAAGAGACCCCTCTTTTTAAGGCGCAAACCGTGAGTGAACATACGACTACGGAACAGATAGTTCAAACTAAAGCAAATAACTCATTTAAAGCAGATAAAAAAACATCAAAAGACAAATCGGATGAGACGCTTAAGCTTCTTCTTGGCGATGAAAAGTCATCTATCGGCGGCGCTTCATTGGCGGTCGATTTCTCAGCTGCTGCCAAAGCGGATACATCCGTTACGGCACAAGGGAGTACAAGGACATTAGAAGAGCTGCTGCAAGGTGAATCTTCCGTTGCCGAACAAAATCAGCCGACTATAAAAACAGAGGCACTTGCGACCCATAAAGCCGATAGTTTTGAAGTGAAAATAAATGAAGCTAAGCAGATGATTAGATATCTTTCAGATGATGTGAAAAATGCTATAGATGAGTATAAATCTCCTTTTACGAGAGTTAAAGTACAGTTAAATCCGCAACATTTGGGTGAAGTTGATTTGACCGTAGTTCAAAGGGGTAAAAATCTGCATGTAAACATTAGCTCAAACAATACGGCTATCAATGCTTTGGCAATGAATGTAAATGAGCTAAAAGTGCAACTCAATAATAGTGGAATAAATAATGCTACATTAAATTTTAGTAACGGCTCACAAAATAGCGATACAAATGCAAGTGCAGGACAACAGCAGAGGCAAAATGAGCAAAAACGCGCTCATGAAGAGTATAACTATTTCGAAAATGAAGAGATAGGCGAAGAGATTTTAAGCTCTTTAGAAATTGTTGTTCCACGATATATATAA
- the flgE gene encoding flagellar hook protein FlgE, whose amino-acid sequence MLKSLYSGVSGLQSHQVAMDVESNNIANVNTVGFKYSRANFSDLLAQTRAIATAPQGELGGKNPVQVGLGSTVSSMTRIFSQGSVQNSDKNTDVAIQGDGFFIISPDGGNTYKYTRAGDFKFDAGGNFVDNNGYIVQGWLRDQATGFVDSTAPIVNINIPPGLTTPASPTQNVVIKANLNSGPLVGTFSPAYTVASGTPNSITNPGEGDALDANGNPIEADDLGVMFNESGEAFNLQTGQGIWASFQNSTTVSTNVVAGGAVDLDITFTLDDGTTKQITTTGGVAGNTAAQNAARYVSAINAQTSTTGITASYDTVSNKINLINTNNNGSASHNIRLTAVTGPFTSANDSTTAYRYQYDPTGATTVAGSDKTFTTIADLRYAMEQQARAVDVDADATLENNIEIKINAQGKFEITNPGGTDDDYDINLAITGMNANSIVGGGITENTRFTRSMEALNSTLPAGSTGTSFSQSFNAATHSASIDIFDSLGSKHTLRTEYRKVSVDTATGSTWTMKVTVPEPASINTVAPTNEKMGSIRFNNDGSLATYNPPNISFTANNGSAPNQQVALELGTANGFDGMTSFDAASSTSGISQDGFTGGDLVGIRIDQSGTLIGSFSNGRSFGLAQIGMAKFTNNEGLTTEGGNVYVQTANSGDPIIGTAATAGRGFMQSAALEASNVDLSLSLTQLIIIQRGYQANGKTITTSDELLDTLIGLKR is encoded by the coding sequence ATGTTGAAATCACTTTATTCAGGTGTATCCGGACTGCAATCACATCAAGTTGCAATGGATGTCGAGTCAAATAATATTGCAAATGTCAATACTGTAGGTTTTAAATATTCTCGTGCCAATTTCTCGGATCTTCTTGCTCAAACAAGAGCAATCGCTACGGCTCCTCAAGGCGAGCTTGGCGGTAAAAATCCCGTTCAAGTCGGACTTGGATCTACGGTTAGTTCAATGACTCGTATATTTTCTCAAGGTTCAGTGCAAAATTCGGATAAAAATACGGATGTTGCTATTCAGGGTGACGGGTTTTTTATCATCTCCCCAGATGGCGGGAATACTTACAAGTACACTAGAGCCGGAGACTTTAAATTTGATGCAGGCGGAAATTTTGTCGATAATAACGGATATATAGTTCAAGGTTGGCTAAGAGATCAGGCAACAGGTTTTGTTGACTCAACGGCACCGATTGTAAATATAAATATTCCGCCGGGACTTACGACTCCGGCTTCCCCGACACAAAATGTCGTTATCAAAGCAAACTTAAATTCCGGTCCCTTAGTAGGAACTTTTTCGCCTGCCTATACGGTTGCGTCCGGAACACCTAACAGCATAACAAATCCCGGAGAGGGAGATGCTCTTGATGCAAACGGGAATCCGATAGAAGCTGATGACTTGGGAGTTATGTTTAACGAAAGCGGAGAAGCTTTTAACTTGCAGACCGGTCAAGGAATTTGGGCATCATTTCAAAATTCTACGACAGTATCGACAAATGTTGTTGCCGGCGGTGCAGTTGACTTGGATATAACATTTACTCTTGATGACGGTACAACAAAGCAGATAACGACTACGGGCGGAGTAGCTGGAAATACTGCTGCTCAAAATGCGGCTAGATATGTCTCGGCTATTAATGCACAAACATCTACTACGGGAATTACTGCTTCATATGATACGGTTAGCAATAAGATTAATTTGATTAATACAAATAACAATGGTTCTGCATCCCATAATATTCGATTAACCGCAGTAACAGGACCTTTTACCAGTGCAAACGACAGTACAACGGCGTACCGATATCAGTATGATCCGACCGGAGCTACTACGGTTGCCGGCAGTGATAAAACTTTTACGACTATAGCCGATTTGCGTTATGCAATGGAGCAACAAGCTCGTGCCGTAGATGTGGATGCGGATGCTACCCTTGAGAACAATATAGAAATAAAGATAAATGCACAAGGTAAATTTGAGATAACCAATCCGGGTGGAACGGATGATGATTACGATATCAATTTAGCTATTACCGGAATGAATGCAAACAGTATAGTCGGCGGTGGAATTACCGAAAATACCCGTTTTACCAGAAGTATGGAAGCGCTTAATTCAACTCTGCCTGCAGGTAGTACGGGAACATCATTTTCACAAAGTTTTAATGCCGCAACACACTCCGCAAGTATAGATATATTTGACTCGCTCGGTTCTAAGCACACTCTTAGAACCGAGTATAGAAAAGTTTCCGTCGATACGGCAACCGGCAGTACTTGGACTATGAAGGTAACCGTTCCGGAACCTGCAAGCATTAATACGGTTGCACCTACAAATGAAAAAATGGGTTCGATAAGATTCAATAATGACGGTTCTCTTGCAACTTATAATCCGCCAAATATTTCTTTTACTGCAAATAACGGTTCGGCTCCGAATCAGCAAGTTGCACTTGAATTGGGTACTGCGAACGGTTTTGACGGTATGACTAGCTTTGATGCAGCTTCATCGACATCGGGAATAAGTCAAGACGGATTTACCGGCGGGGATTTAGTCGGCATTAGAATTGACCAGAGCGGTACTTTAATCGGCTCGTTTAGCAACGGTAGGAGTTTTGGTTTAGCACAAATCGGTATGGCGAAGTTTACAAATAATGAAGGGCTTACAACCGAGGGCGGGAATGTTTATGTACAAACTGCCAACTCCGGTGACCCGATTATAGGAACTGCTGCAACGGCGGGTCGCGGATTTATGCAATCGGCCGCGCTTGAAGCATCGAATGTTGATCTTTCGCTTTCTCTAACACAGCTTATAATTATCCAAAGAGGGTATCAGGCAAACGGTAAGACAATCACCACTTCAGATGAACTTCTTGATACTCTAATAGGTCTAAAACGATAA
- a CDS encoding FlgD immunoglobulin-like domain containing protein, translated as MSITSTGLNAATNAESAASTKTKDKSILGKDDFMKLLLVELQNQDPTEPMDSEKILNQTSQLAGLEASENTNKALATLAASMSSSQQFSTISAIGKTADLGSNAITLDKGKSSAFEVYFPDNVKQGSIEILDKNGNKIKTLDVGTNSKGVYKFDWDGTNAGGNSVDSGIYYVTAAYTNPAGDSLKTRLGAYPIESVKFDSGKTYVKLGSSYVALENVKEVY; from the coding sequence ATGTCGATTACATCAACAGGCTTAAATGCCGCTACAAATGCGGAGTCTGCCGCTTCAACTAAAACTAAAGATAAGTCGATTTTGGGAAAAGATGATTTTATGAAGCTTTTGTTAGTTGAACTTCAAAATCAAGATCCGACGGAACCTATGGATAGCGAGAAAATTTTAAACCAAACATCGCAGTTGGCAGGCTTAGAGGCTAGCGAAAATACAAATAAAGCACTCGCGACACTAGCGGCTTCTATGAGTAGCTCGCAGCAGTTTAGCACAATTTCAGCAATAGGAAAAACAGCAGATTTGGGAAGTAATGCTATAACGCTGGACAAGGGAAAAAGCAGTGCTTTTGAGGTTTACTTTCCGGATAATGTAAAGCAGGGAAGTATAGAAATATTGGATAAAAATGGAAACAAAATAAAAACGCTAGATGTCGGTACAAACAGCAAAGGTGTATATAAATTTGACTGGGATGGAACTAACGCCGGCGGAAACAGCGTTGATAGCGGCATCTACTATGTGACAGCTGCTTATACAAACCCAGCCGGAGATTCACTAAAAACCAGACTCGGTGCTTACCCGATAGAGTCCGTCAAGTTTGACAGCGGCAAAACTTATGTTAAGTTGGGTTCTAGTTATGTTGCGCTAGAGAATGTTAAAGAAGTCTATTAA